The DNA segment TCGGGGAAAAAGAACCCGCCCGCCGCGGCGGTGAGCGTGCGGTGGAAGCCGCGCTCCTCCGGCTTCACACCGTGGTTCTGGCCCACGTGCCATTTCCCGGTCATGGCGGTGAAGTAGCCTGCCTGGCCCAGCACTTCCGGGATGGTGACGCAGGTGTTGTTCAGGCGTCCGGAGTAGCCGGGCCGGATGTTGCCATTCTCATCCCTGCGCTCTTCCGTCATGTGGCCGACCCCCGCCTGGTGCGCGTAGAGGCCGGTCAGCAGGGAGGCGCGCGTCGGGCAGCAGCGGGCGCCGTTGTAGAACTGGGTGAAACGCAGGCCGTTCTTCGCGAGCGCATCCAGGTTCGGCGTCTTCAGCTCGCTGCCATACGAACCGAGGTCCGACCAACCCATGTCATCCACCAGGAAGACGACGATGTTGGGCTTCGTTGGTTCCGCCGCATGAAGCGGCAGGGCGAGCGCGGAAAGGATCAGGAAAAGGCGTGTGGGTCTCATGATGGATGGTGTGTGCGGGGCCGGGTTTTCACTTTCCGGCGGAGATGAATTCCTCTCTGGAGAGCGAACCATCCTTGTTCTTGTCAAAGCGGGTGAAGCGTTCCGTCTGGTCCTCCTGGTTGGCCAGGAACTCCTCGCGGCTCAGGATGCCGTCATGGTTCTTGTCCCGGTTGGCGAAAAGTTTCGCCCGGTCCCGGCCGGCGGCTGGTTTCTTCGTTGCGGTCTCTTTCTCCAGTTCGGTGACCTTGATCTGCTTCTTCGCCTCGGGCAGTGCGGCCAGCTTCGGCTTCAGTGCGGCCACCGTCTCCGGCTGATCCTTCACGAGGTTGCGGGTCTCCGCCGGATCCGTGCCGTAGTCGTAGAGTTCCCATTCCGCGGTCTCCGGAGCGGCTCCGGGAGCTTTCCACTCCACCAGGCGGTGGGTCGCGGTGCGCAGGGAGCGTCCGATGAGCGGGCCGCGCGGATAGACCTGATAGACCACCTCGTTCACCGTAGCGGCGGGGTCCTTCAGCACGGGGACCAGGCTTTTGCCTTCCAGCGCGGGCTTTGATCCTGGATGCGGCAATCCGGTCAGCTCCAGCAGCGTGGGATACAGGTCAATCGACTGGACGAGCGACTTGGTCTTGCCGCCCGGTGCGGTGACACCCGGTGCCGAGATGATGAAGGGGATGCGTGTCGCCTGCTCGAAGTTGCTGTGCTTCGCCCACAGTCCATGGTCGCCCAGGTGCCAGCCGTGGTCGCCCCAGAGCACAACGATGGTGTTCTCCGAAAGCCCGAGACGGTCGAGCGCGTCCAGCAGCTTGCCCACCTGGGCGTCGGTGTAGCTGGTGGCGGCGTAGTAGCCATGGATGAGCTCCAGTTGCTGGGCCTCCGAGAGGTTCCCGGAGTTCTCCGCGCCACGGTATTGGGAGAGTTCGCCATTCGGCCGCATGGCGGCATCCGGCGCTCCCTCTGGAGCTTTCTGGTATTCCGCCACCTTCAGGTCGGAGCGGGTGTAGAGATCCCAGTATTTTTTGGGCGCGACGAATGGCAGGTGCGGACGGATGAAGCCGGCGCCGATGAAGAACGGGGTGTCCGGGCGTTCCTTCGCGGCTTCCAGACGCTTGATGACTTCATTCGCGGTGAGGCCGTCGGCATACGTGTCATCCGGCACATCGGCGGACTCCACCGCCGCCCCACGCGGGGCCTTGCCGTTCTTCCGCCGGGGTGTGCCTTCCGGTGGCCCGCTGGTGTCCAGCGCGTAGGTTTTTCCGGACGGCTTTACGTGCGGGACGCTCCAGGATGCCGCATCATCCCCATTGCCGTGGCCGGAGTGGTAGAGTTTCCCCACCGCTTCCGCGCGGTATCCGTTCCTGATGAACTGCTGTGGCAGGGTGATCGCATCCGGAGCCGCCTTGCGGAAATTCGTCGCCAGATCATAGATGCCCAGTGTCCCCGGAGTGATGCCGGTGAGCAGCGAGTTCCGGGACGGGGCGCAGACCGCTTGGTTCGTGTAGGCGTGCTCGAAGAGGATGCCACGCGCGGCGAGACGGTCGATGTTCGGCGTCTTCGCGTGGGGATCCCCATACGCGCCGATGAGGGGTTTCAGGTCATCGACGGCGATGAGAAGGACGTTCTTCTTCGCCTGCGCGGCAAGCGGGAGTACGGAGGAAAACAGCAGCAGCAGTGAGGTGGGTATTTTCATCTTGGTGGTATCGTGGCGGTTCAACATGTCACCGACCCGGCGGGCGGGGCTGAAGTCACGGCGGTGGCAGCGGCTCATTCATCATCCGCCGCAGACTTCTTTTTCTTTTTGCCCTTCTTGCCGGCCTTCGCGGGTTCGGACGGATCGTTCTTGGTCGGGAACTTTGCGCCGACGTCTTTCCGCCAGTCGTTGAGCTTCGCCAGCAGGGACGCGGCCTTCTCCGGTTGCGCGGTGGCCAGGTTGTTCTTCTCGCTGAGGTCGGAGGAGAGGTCATAAAGCTCAAGCGAGCGGTCCTCCAGATTCTCGACGAGCTTCAGGTTCCCCTCCCGGACGACGCTCACCGGCTTCGTCCGCCAAGTGTCGTTCCCGGAGCCGAGATAGCCGGGGAAGTGCCAGAAAAGGGCGTCGCGCTTCAGGGTGGAAGAGGGGTCTTTCAGGGAAGCGACGTAGCTCACCCCGTCGAGCGGCTGGTTCTCCGGAGCCGGAGCGCCGGAAAGCTCCAGCAGCGACGGATGTAGATCGACCGAGATGATGGGCGTTTCCGAAACTGAGCCCGCAGGGATCACACCCTTCCAGCGGAAGACGTAGGGAACGCGGATGCCCCCTTCATGGAGGGTGCCTTTCCCGCCGCGCAACGGGGCGTTGTCCGTGGTGTCCTTTGCCTGGATGCCTTCGCGCTGGTAGCCGCCCACGCCGCCGTTGTCACTGGTGAAGACGATGAGGGTGTTCTCTGAAAGCCCCAGCTCGTCCAGCTTCGCGGCGATGCGGCCCACGCTTTCGTCCACGCTGGCGATCATCGCCGCATAGACCGGATCCTTGTGCCCGCCGCTCGCCGCCTTGTCCTTGAACTTCGCCACCAGCTCCGGCTTGGCCTGGAGAGGACTATGGACGCCGTAGTGCGGCAGGTAGAGGAAGAACGGCCCGTCCTTGTGCCGCTCGATGAAATCCACCGCCTTGTCCGTCAGGAAATCCGCGAGGTAGGTGCCCTTCGGGTAGGCCGTCTCCGGGGAGGTCTTGAAATTGAAATGCTTTCCGGACGCGACGATAGCCTCGTCAAACCCGCGCTTCGACGGATGGGCCTCTCCGGATTCGCCGAGGTGCCATTTGCCGAACAGGGCGGTGGCATAGCCCGCTTTCTTGAGAGACTGGGCGATGGTCGTCTTCTCCAGCGGCAGCGAGGCCAGATTGTCCACCGGCCGCAGCGGGCGGCTCTGCCAGTTGAAGCGGTCGATGTTGCCCACGGTATAAACACCGGTGCGCGGGCCATATTGTCCGGAAAGCAGGGCCGCCCGGGTGGGCTGGCAGTTCGGTCCGGCGGTGTAGCCGCTGGTGAACTTCACCCCCTCCTTTGCCAGCCGGTCGATGTTCGGGGTTTCATAGTACTTGCTGCCGTAGGCGGATACATCCGTGTAGCCGAGGTCGTCGGCGAGGATGAACACGATGTTGGGCTTCTTCCCTTCGGCGAACGCCCCGTTGCCCAGCAGGGCGAAAAGAGCGGGCAGCAGGGAAACACGGCGGATCAGTGGATGGGTCATCGTTGGAAGGCGGGAAAAGATGGCCGATGAAACCTCGCCGGCGGGCGGAAGTTTCGTGACATCTGCCGTCACAAGGGCGGATTTCGGAATCAGGGATGATTTCATGGGGAATCGGTCGGGTGCCGGTTCATCCAGAAGTCTGGTCTTCCACCGAGTGTCGCAAGGCGGGGGAAAAGTTCCCGCCGGTAATGGGGTCCGGAGTGTTCCGTTGACCGGGACGCACGCGACCATCGCGGTCTTGCGCCTTCCGGGCAGAGTTTGGTTTCCGGACCACGATCGGTCAAATCAAATCATACTAAATTGAGTATATTAGTATAATTTGCGCCGTGACTGACTAAGTCTGCGGCCCAGCCGGAAGCGGCGGCGTGCTTTCGTAGATCGTCGGATCGGCGATCCCCGCCAGCAGGAACGCCTCGCGGCGCTCCACGCAGGTCCCGCATACGCCGCAGTGGATCTCCCGTCCCTTGTAGCACGACCACGTTTCCGCGAAGTCGATCCCCAGGTCCCGCCCGATCCGGGCGATGCCCGTCTTGTCCGTGTCGATGAACGGGCGCAGCAGCTCCGTCCGGGCGTAAGTGCCCTCCTGGATCGCGGTGGCCATCCCCTGCATGAAACTTTCCCGGCAGTCCGGGTAGATGGCGTGGTCCCCGGAATGCGCCGCGATGACGAGGCCGTCCGCCTCCACGCTCTCCGCATACCCCGCCGCGATGGCCAGCATGATCCCGTTGCGGAACGGGACCACGGTCTTCTTCATGTTTTCCTCCGCGTAGTGCCCTTCCGGGATCTCGCCGCCGGACTGCAGCAGGTCGGACGTGAAAAGATCATCCATGAAACCCAGTGGCACCACATGGTGGGCCACGCCGTTCCGGTCCGCATGGAGCTTCGCGAAGGGGATCTCCCGGTGGTTGTGCTTCGAGCCGTAGTCGAACGAAAGGCAGCCGATGACCTCATGGTGCGCCAGCGCGTGGTAAAACGCCGTCACCGAGTCCATGCCCCCGCTCAGCAGCACGCACACCTTCATCGTTCCGCCGTGTCAGGGTAGGTCGCTTCCGCCGTGAGCTGGATACCGCCCCGCGGCGCGAATTCCCCCCGCACGATCAGTTGCGCCGGGTTCATCACCTTCACCAGGTCATCCAGGATCCGGTTGACGATCTCCTCGTTGAAGGACGGCTGGTTGCGGAAGGAAGCCAGGTAGAATTTCAGGCTCTTCGTCTCCACGCAGGTCTGGGCCGGGACGTAGCGGATCAGGATCTTCGCGCTGTCCGGCTGACCGGTGACGGGGCAGAGGGAGGAAAACTCCGGACAGTTCAGCGTGATCCAGTAGTTCCGCCCCGGACGATGGTTCGGGAACACCTCCAGCACCGCCTCATCGGGGGACTGGGGTAGCCTCACGGATTTCCCCAACAGGGAAAGGTCATCGAGATCCTTGCGTTCTGCCATGCCCGGAATTTGTGGGATCACGCTACCCGGGTCCACCGAAATTGTGGGGTCCGGCGAAACAGGGACGGAGCGGGTTTCCGGCTGG comes from the Luteolibacter sp. SL250 genome and includes:
- a CDS encoding sulfatase-like hydrolase/transferase, translating into MSRCHRRDFSPARRVGDMLNRHDTTKMKIPTSLLLLFSSVLPLAAQAKKNVLLIAVDDLKPLIGAYGDPHAKTPNIDRLAARGILFEHAYTNQAVCAPSRNSLLTGITPGTLGIYDLATNFRKAAPDAITLPQQFIRNGYRAEAVGKLYHSGHGNGDDAASWSVPHVKPSGKTYALDTSGPPEGTPRRKNGKAPRGAAVESADVPDDTYADGLTANEVIKRLEAAKERPDTPFFIGAGFIRPHLPFVAPKKYWDLYTRSDLKVAEYQKAPEGAPDAAMRPNGELSQYRGAENSGNLSEAQQLELIHGYYAATSYTDAQVGKLLDALDRLGLSENTIVVLWGDHGWHLGDHGLWAKHSNFEQATRIPFIISAPGVTAPGGKTKSLVQSIDLYPTLLELTGLPHPGSKPALEGKSLVPVLKDPAATVNEVVYQVYPRGPLIGRSLRTATHRLVEWKAPGAAPETAEWELYDYGTDPAETRNLVKDQPETVAALKPKLAALPEAKKQIKVTELEKETATKKPAAGRDRAKLFANRDKNHDGILSREEFLANQEDQTERFTRFDKNKDGSLSREEFISAGK
- a CDS encoding sulfatase — encoded protein: MTHPLIRRVSLLPALFALLGNGAFAEGKKPNIVFILADDLGYTDVSAYGSKYYETPNIDRLAKEGVKFTSGYTAGPNCQPTRAALLSGQYGPRTGVYTVGNIDRFNWQSRPLRPVDNLASLPLEKTTIAQSLKKAGYATALFGKWHLGESGEAHPSKRGFDEAIVASGKHFNFKTSPETAYPKGTYLADFLTDKAVDFIERHKDGPFFLYLPHYGVHSPLQAKPELVAKFKDKAASGGHKDPVYAAMIASVDESVGRIAAKLDELGLSENTLIVFTSDNGGVGGYQREGIQAKDTTDNAPLRGGKGTLHEGGIRVPYVFRWKGVIPAGSVSETPIISVDLHPSLLELSGAPAPENQPLDGVSYVASLKDPSSTLKRDALFWHFPGYLGSGNDTWRTKPVSVVREGNLKLVENLEDRSLELYDLSSDLSEKNNLATAQPEKAASLLAKLNDWRKDVGAKFPTKNDPSEPAKAGKKGKKKKKSAADDE
- the queC gene encoding 7-cyano-7-deazaguanine synthase QueC, which encodes MKVCVLLSGGMDSVTAFYHALAHHEVIGCLSFDYGSKHNHREIPFAKLHADRNGVAHHVVPLGFMDDLFTSDLLQSGGEIPEGHYAEENMKKTVVPFRNGIMLAIAAGYAESVEADGLVIAAHSGDHAIYPDCRESFMQGMATAIQEGTYARTELLRPFIDTDKTGIARIGRDLGIDFAETWSCYKGREIHCGVCGTCVERREAFLLAGIADPTIYESTPPLPAGPQT
- the queF gene encoding preQ(1) synthase; this encodes MAERKDLDDLSLLGKSVRLPQSPDEAVLEVFPNHRPGRNYWITLNCPEFSSLCPVTGQPDSAKILIRYVPAQTCVETKSLKFYLASFRNQPSFNEEIVNRILDDLVKVMNPAQLIVRGEFAPRGGIQLTAEATYPDTAER